One window from the genome of Balaenoptera musculus isolate JJ_BM4_2016_0621 chromosome 3, mBalMus1.pri.v3, whole genome shotgun sequence encodes:
- the PELO gene encoding protein pelota homolog translates to MKLLRKDIEKDNAGQVTLVPEEPEDMWHTYNLVQVGDSLRASTIRKVQTESSTGSVGSNRVRTTLTLCVEAIDFDSQACQLRVKGTNIQENEYVKMGAYHTIELEPNRQFTLAKKQWDSVVLERIEQACDPAWSADVAAVVMQEGLAHICLVTPSMTLTRAKVEVNIPRKRKGNCSQHDRALERFYEQVVQAIQRHIHFDVVKCVLVASPGFVREQFCDYMFQQAVKTDNKLLLENRSKFLQVHASSGHKYSLKEALCDPTVASRLSDTKAAGEVKALDDFYKMLQHEPDRAFYGLKQVEKANEAMAVDTLLISDELFRHQDVATRSRYVRLVDSVKENAGSVRIFSSLHVSGEQLSQLTGIAAILRFPVPELSDQEDESSSEED, encoded by the exons ATGAAGCTCCTGAGGAAGGACATTGAGAAAGACAATGCGGGCCAGGTGACCCTGGTTCCTGAGGAACCTGAGGACATGTGGCACACCTACAATCTAGTGCAGGTGGGCGACAGCTTGCGCGCCTCCACCATCCGCAAGGTACAGACGGAGTCCTCCACGGGCAGCGTAGGGAGCAACCGGGTCCGCACTACTCTCACTCTCTGCGTGGAGGCCATCGACTTCGACTCTCAAGCCTGCCAGCTGCGGGTCAAGGGGACCAACATCCAGGAGAATGAGTATGTCAAGATGGGGGCTTACCACACCATCGAGCTGGAGCCCAATCGCCAGTTCACCCTGGCCAAGAAGCAGTGGGACAGTGTGGTTCTGGAGCGCATCGAGCAAGCCTGTGACCCAGCCTGGAGCGCCGATGTAGCGGCTGTGGTGATGCAGGAAGGCCTCGCCCATATCTGCTTAGTCACTCCCAGCATGACTCTCACTCGGGCCAAGGTGGAAGTGAACATCCCTAGGAAACGGAAAGGCAACTGCTCCCAGCACGACCGGGCCTTGGAGCGGTTCTATGAACAGGTGGTCCAGGCTATCCAGCGCCACATACACTTTGATGTTGTAAAGTGCGTCCTGGTGGCCAGCCCAGGATTTGTGAGGGAGCAGTTCTGCGACTACATGTTTCAACAAGCAGTGAAGACGGACAACAAACTGCTCCTGGAAAACCGGTCCAAATTCCTTCAG GTACATGCCTCCTCTGGACACAAGTACTCTCTGAAAGAGGCCCTTTGTGACCCTACAGTAGCTAGCCGCCTTTCAGACACTAAAGCCGCTGGGGAAGTAAAAGCCTTGGATGACTTCTATAAAATGTTACAACATGAACCTGACCGAGCTTTTTATGGACTCAAGCAGGTGGAGAAGGCCAATGAGGCCATGGCAGTTGACACGTTGCTCATCAGCGATGAGCTCTTCAGGCACCAGGATGTAGCCACACGTAGCCGGTACGTGCGGCTGGTGGACAGTGTGAAGGAGAACGCAGGCTCTGTTAGGATCTTCTCCAGTCTTCATGTGTCTGGGGAGCAGCTCAGCCAGTTGACTGGGATAGCTGCCATTCTCCGCTTCCCTGTCCCTGAACTCTCTGACCAAGAGGATGAGTCCAGTTCTGAAGAAGATTAA